In Gossypium arboreum isolate Shixiya-1 chromosome 5, ASM2569848v2, whole genome shotgun sequence, a single genomic region encodes these proteins:
- the LOC108450755 gene encoding prefoldin subunit 6-like, which translates to MSSSSTALRELQRDLENKANDLSKLQKDIAKNHQVRKKYTIQLGENELVLKELDLLNEDANVYKLIGLVLVKQDLAEANANIRKRIEYISAELKRLDGSLQDLEEKQHSKREAILKVQQRIQSHQAGKAKA; encoded by the exons ATGAGTTCCTCCTCTACAGCTCTTCGAGAACTGCAGCGGGACCTCGAAAACAAAGCCAACGATCTTAGCAAGCTCCAGAAAG ATATAGCCAAGAACCATCAAGTCAGGAAGAAGTACACTATTCAGTTAGGAGAGAACGAGCTAGTCCTAAAG GAGTTGGATTTGTTAAACGAGGATGCAAATGTGTATAAGTTGATAGGTCTAGTGCTTGTGAAACAAGATTTAGCGGAGGCTAACGCCAACATTCGTAAGAGAATTGAGTACATCTctgctgaatt GAAGCGACTTGATGGATCTCTTCAAGATTTGGAAGAGAAACAACACAGCAAAAGAGAAgcg ATATTGAAGGTGCAGCAGAGGATTCAATCTCATCAAGCCGGAAAAGCCAAGGCTTAG
- the LOC108453666 gene encoding protein DUF642 L-GALACTONO-1,4-LACTONE-RESPONSIVE GENE 2-like, translated as MAKSSAIKRCLFLFMLIFPHFSTLALTEDGLVANGDFEARPSNGFPSEAIADGPTEIPSWRTKGRVELVSSGEKVSGGMLLIVPGGSKAVRLGNDAEISQEVTVEKGSTYAVTFSAARTCAQLESLNVSVPPASQSVDLQTLYNVQGWDPYSISFEAEEDKVPLVFRNTGMEDDPECGPIIDDIAIKKLITPDQPKDNAVVNSGFEFGPWMFQNVSLGVLLPTNLDEETSPLPGWMVESTRAVRYIDSNHYAVPEGKRAVELVSGKEGIISQMVETRPDKLYSLTFFLGHAGDKCKEPLAVMAFAGDQAQNFHYTPDSNSTFQVASVNFTAKAERTRIAFYSVYYNTRTDDMSSLCGPVVDDVRVWYSWASRNEVQVLLGLGLSFWAYLLVLV; from the exons ATGGCCAAGAGCTCCGCAATAAAGAGATGCCTCTTCCTTTTTATGCTTATCTTCCCTCATTTCTCTACTCTAGCTCTAACTGAAGATG GATTGGTGGCAAATGGTGATTTCGAGGCACGACCCTCGAACGGCTTCCCAAGCGAGGCAATAGCGGATGGGCCGACGGAGATCCCGAGCTGGAGAACAAAAGGCAGAGTGGAGCTGGTGTCTTCTGGGGAAAAAGTGAGCGGAGGGATGCTCCTCATCGTGCCCGGAGGCTCGAAAGCCGTTAGATTGGGGAATGACGCAGAGATCAGCCAAGAAGTAACGGTGGAGAAAGGGTCCACGTACGCAGTTACCTTCAGTGCGGCCCGCACGTGCGCGCAACTTGAGTCATTGAATGTGTCCGTGCCACCTGCTTCACAGTCGGTAGACCTCCAAACATTGTACAACGTGCAAGGGTGGGACCCTTACTCGATTTCATTCGAGGCAGAGGAGGATAAAGTGCCGTTGGTTTTCCGGAACACCGGCATGGAAGATGACCCGGAATGTGGGCCCATCATTGATGATATTGCCATTAAAAAACTTATTACCCCTGATCAGCCCAAAG ACAATGCAGTAGTTAACAGTGGCTTTGAATTTGGCCCTTGGATGTTCCAAAATGTATCTCTTGGTGTCTTGCTCCCGACCAACCTTGACGAAGAGACATCCCCATTACCAGGATGGATGGTCGAATCAACCAGGGCGGTTCGATACATTGATTCCAACCATTATGCTGTCCCAGAAGGCAAACGTGCCGTGGAGTTGGTTTCCGGCAAGGAAGGCATCATTTCTCAAATGGTGGAAACCAGACCAGACAAGCTATATAGCTTGACCTTCTTTTTGGGGCACGCTGGGGACAAATGCAAGGAACCACTGGCTGTAATGGCATTTGCAGGGGACCAGGCACAAAATTTTCACTACACGCCTGACTCTAACTCCACCTTCCAAGTTGCTAGTGTGAACTTCACAGCCAAGGCGGAGAGGACACGTATCGCGTTCTACAGTGTGTATTACAATACAAGAACCGATGACATGAGCTCACTATGTGGTCCGGTGGTGGACGATGTTCGGGTGTGGTATTCATGGGCAAGTAGAAATGAGGTCCAAGTGTTGTTAGGGCTTGGACTTTCTTTTTGGGC